A genome region from Populus alba chromosome 3, ASM523922v2, whole genome shotgun sequence includes the following:
- the LOC118054244 gene encoding receptor-like protein EIX1 yields MLRGSMSSIPVNILLLSLLLVASASLCFSYGSFTQGCSQIERDALLKFKHDLKDPSNRLASWAGFGGDCCTWRGVICDNVTGHVIELRLRSISFEDYLASSGASTQYEDYLKLILSGSINPSLVSLKHLRYLDLRNNDFGGVQIPKFIGLIGSLTHLDLSGAGFAGMIPHELGNLSDLHYLNLHDYYSQYNVENLNWLSQLSSLEFLDLSLVHLGNVYNWLEVINTLPSLVELHLSYCQLPPVPPILYVNFSSLSILDLSSNYIDESAISMLNFPRWVSHLKTLLSLNLANNNFQGPIPNGLQNLTMLKALDLSINHFSSSIPEWLYSFEHLKLLNLRSNNLQGVLSSSIGNMTSLISLDLSLNHELKFEGGIPGSFKKLCNLRTLSLSNVKLNQDMAEVLEVLLGCVSEEVESLDLAGCLLFGQLTNHLGKFRNLAYLGLRSNSISGPIPMALGELVSLTSLDLSDNKFNGTLPKSLGELTKLEEMDISHNSFQGEVSEVHFANLKNLRNFSAAGNQLNLRVSPDWIPPQLVFIDLRSWNVGPQFPKWVRPLEHLSYLDISNSSISSTIPIWFWSMSFRMEYLNLSHNQIQGVIPSKLKLDFTASYPLVDLSSNHFKGPLPSIFSNVGALVLSNNSFSGSMLNFLCHKTDELKNMQVLNLGENLLSGEIPDCWSSWQYLVAIKLSNNKLGGNMPDSIGALSLLESLHIRNSSLSGKLPISLKNCTKLITLDVAENELVGSIPAWIGKRFSSMVVLNMRANKFHGRIPRELCNLASLQILDLAHNRLSWSIPTCFNKLSAMATRNDSLGKIYLDSASSTFDNVLLVMKGKVVEYSTILKFVRSIDLSSNALCGEIPEEVTRLSELQSLNLSQNSLTGRIPEGIGALRYLESMDFSVNQLSGEIPQSMSDLTFLSHLNLSDNRLRGRIPSGTQLQSFGPSSFSGNELCGPPLSKNCSVDNKFHVEHEREEDGNGLGGRWFYVSMVLGFIVGFWGVVGPLMFNRRWRYVYYHFLDRLRDQIWWRFM; encoded by the coding sequence ATGCTACGGGGTTCAATGAGTTCAATTCCTGTTAACATTCTTCTCCTTTCCTTGCTCCTTGTAGCAAGTGCAAGTCTTTGCTTCAGCTATGGAAGCTTTACTCAAGGTTGCAGCCAGATTGAGAGAGATGCCCTTTTAAAGTTCAAGCATGATCTCAAAGACCCTTCAAACCGTCTTGCTTCTTGGGCTGGTTTTGGGGGGGATTGTTGCACTTGGCGTGGAGTCATTTGTGACAATGTAACTGGCCATGTCATTGAGCTCCGTCTAAGAAGTATTTCTTTCGAAGACTATCTTGCTTCTAGTGGTGCTTCCACTCAATATGAAGATTATCTGAAGTTAATCTTGAGTGGTAGCATCAATCCTTCATTGGTCAGCTTGAAGCATTTGAGGTACTTGGACCTACGAAACAATGACTTTGGAGGAGTTCAAATTCCCAAATTCATCGGCTTGATAGGGAGCTTGACACACCTTGACCTTTCAGGTGCTGGGTTTGCAGGTATGATTCCTCACGAACTAGGAAATCTCTCAGATCTTCACTACCTTAATCTCCATGATTATTATTCCCAGTACAACGTTGAGAATTTAAATTGGCTCTCTCAACTTTCTTCACTAGAATTTCTTGATTTAAGTCTTGTGCATCTTGGGAACGTTTATAATTGGTTAGAGGTGATAAACACACTCCCTTCTTTGGTAGAATTACATTTGTCATATTGCCAACTTCCTCCTGTTCCTCCAATTCTCTACGTTAACTTTTCATCCCTTTCTATTCTTGATTTGTCATCCAACTATATTGATGAATCTGCAATTTCCATGCTAAACTTTCCTAGATGGGTTTCTCATCTTAAAACTCTTCTTTCTCTTAACCTggcaaataataattttcaaggtCCAATCCCGAATGGTCTTCAAAACTTGACAATGCTTAAGGCACTTGATTTATCTATCAATCACTTCAGTTCTTCTATACCCGAATGGTTGTATAGTTTCGAACATCTTAAGCTCCTAAATCTTCGATCCAACAACTTGCAAGGTGTTCTATCAAGTTCCATCGGAAACATGACCTCCTTGATTAGCCTTGACTTGTCATTAAATCATGAGCTCAAATTCGAAGGAGGAATTCCGGGATCATTCAAAAAACTTTGCAATTTGAGGACACTGTCCTTGTCAAACGTTAAACTGAACCAAGATATGGCTGAGGTCCTTGAAGTTCTGTTAGGATGTGTTTCGGAAGAGGTTGAGTCATTAGACTTGGCTGGTTGTCTATTATTTGGTCAGTTGACCAACCATCTTGGGAAATTTAGGAATCTAGCTTACCTTGGTCTAAGGTCTAATTCAATTTCAGGTCCAATTCCAATGGCTTTAGGAGAATTAGTGTCCTTAACAAGTCTTGACCTCTCCGATAATAAGTTCAATGGAACTCTTCCAAAATCTCTTGGGGAGCTTACGAAGTTGGAAGAGATGGATATTTCTCACAATTCATTTCAGGGTGAAGTTTCTGAAGTTCACTTTGCAAACCTCAAAAATTTGAGAAACTTTTCTGCTGCTGGAAACCAGCTGAATTTGAGAGTAAGTCCTGATTGGATTCCTCCTCAACTTGTGTTCATTGATTTGAGATCTTGGAATGTTGGGCCTCAATTCCCCAAGTGGGTTCGCCCACTTGAGCATTTGTCATATTTGGATATCTCAAACTCGAGTATTTCGAGTACTATTCCTATTTGGTTCTGGAGCATGTCATTTCGGATGGAGTATTTAAATCTCTCCCACAATCAAATCCAAGGAGTGATTCCAAGTAAACTCAAGCTTGATTTTACTGCTTCCTACCCTTTAGTCGACTTGAGCTCGAATCATTTCAAGGGTCCATTACCAAGTATATTCTCTAATGTGGGTGCATTAGTTCTCTCCAACAATTCATTTTCAGGTTCCATGCTCAACTTCTTATGCCATAAGACAGATGAGTTGAAGAATATGCAAGTTCTTAACCTCGGAGAGAATCTTTTATCTGGAGAGATACCAGATTGTTGGTCGAGCTGGCAATATTTGGTGGCGATAAAATTGAGCAACAACAAACTCGGTGGCAACATGCCCGATTCCATTGGAGCTTTGAGCTTGCTTGAGTCATTGCACATTCGCAACAGCAGCCTATCAGGTAAACTACCAATTTCGTTGAAAAATTGTACGAAGTTGATCACACTTGATGTTGCTGAAAATGAATTAGTCGGAAGCATACCGGCATGGATTGGAAAGAGGTTCTCAAGCATGGTTGTCCTCAACATGCGAGCAAACAAGTTTCATGGCCGCATACCGAGAGAGCTATGCAATCTAGCTTCTTTACAAATCCTGGACCTTGCTCATAATCGCCTCTCATGGAGTATACCAACTTGTTTCAATAAACTCAGTGCCATGGCTACAAGAAACGATTCTCTTGGAAAGATTTATTTGGACAGTGCATCGTCTACCTTTGACAATGTGCTTCTTGTGATGAAAGGAAAAGTTGTCGAGTACAGTACTATTCTTAAATTCGTTAGGAGCATAGACCTTTCCAGCAATGCTTTATGTGGGGAGATTCCTGAGGAAGTTACACGTCTCAGTGAATTACAGTCTTTGAATCTATCCCAAAATTCTTTGACAGGTAGAATTCCTGAAGGCATAGGTGCCCTTCGATATTTGGAATCCATGGATTTTTCTGTAAACCAACTTTCTGGCGAAATTCCTCAAAGCATGTCAGATCTGACGTTTCTAAGCCATTTGAACTTATCCGATAATAGACTACGGGGAAGAATTCCTTCAGGAACTCAATTACAAAGCTTTGGTCCATCTAGTTTCAGTGGCAACGAGCTCTGTGGACCTCCACTCTCCAAGAATTGCAGCGTGGATAACAAGTTTCATGTTGAGCATGAAAGGGAAGAGGATGGCAATGGACTCGGGGGTAGGTGGTTCTATGTGAGCATGGTACTAGGTTTCATTGTGGGATTCTGGGGTGTAGTAGGTCCTTTAATGTTTAATAGACGGTGGAGATACGTATATTATCATTTCTTGGACAGATTGAGAGACCAAATTTGGTGGCGTTTCATGTAA
- the LOC118054245 gene encoding DNA-directed RNA polymerase V subunit 1 yields the protein MDENSQSSIFDGEITGIRFGLATQKEICTASISDCPISHSSQLTNPFLGLPLEFGKCESCGTSEPGKCEGHFGFIHLPIPIYHPSHISELKRMLSLICLKCLKLKRNKIQIKSNGVAERLLSCCEECAQISIREVKNTDGACFLELKLPSRSRLRDGCWNFLERYGFRYGDDFTRPLLPCEVMQILKRIPAETRKKLSGKGYFPQDGYILQQLPVPPNCLSVPVVSDGITVMSSDLSISMLKKVLKQAEVIKSSRSGAPNFDAHKDEATSLQSMVDQYLQVRGTTKTSRDVDTRYGVKKESSESTTKAWLEKMRTLFIRKGSGFSSRSVITGDAYTLVNQVGIPYEIAQRITFEERVSVHNMRYLQELVDNKLCLTYKDGSSTYSLREGSKGHTFLRPGQVVHRRIMDGDIVFINRPPTTHKHSLQALSVYVHEDHAVKINPLICGPLSADFDGDCVHLFYPQSLAAKAEVLELFSVEKQLLSSHSGNLNLQLTTDSLLSLKMMFKACFLGKSAAQQLAMFISPYLPQPALLKVNRFFPHWTAHQILQMALPACFNCSGERFLIINSNFLKVDFNRDVVASVINEILISMFFEKGSGAVLKFFNSLQPMLMENLFSEGFSVSLEDFSISQAVKQRIPESFKAISPLLCNLRSTFNELVELQMENHIRDVKQPVREFILTSSALGYLIDSKSDAAVTKVVQQIGFLGLQVSDRGKLYSKTLVEDLASHFLSKYPANLFDYPSAQYGLIQNSFFHGLDAYEEMAHSISTREVIVRSSRGLSEPGTLFKNLMAILRDVVICYDGTVRNVSSNSIIQFEYGVKVGTESQSLFPAGEPVGVLAATAMSNPAYKAVLDSTPSSNSSWDMMKEILLCKVGFKNDLADRRVILYLNDCGCGRNYCQERAAYLVKNHLEKVSLKDIAKCFMIEYKSQPIPESFGSDAGLVGHVHLDKRKLQDLNINAQVILEKCQETVNSFRKKKKVGNLFKKTILLVSESCSFQQCIDESPCLMFFWQGADDVHLERTSNILADMICPVLLETIIKGDHRISCANIIWATPETTTWIRNPSRTQKGELALDIVLEKSVVKKSGDAWRIVLDSCLPVLHLINTTRSIPYAIKQVQELLGVSCAFDTAVQRLSKSVTMVAKGVLKEHLILLGNSMTCAGSLIGFYTGGYKTLSRSLDIQVPFTEATLFTPRKCFEKAAEKCHTDSLSSIVASCAWGKHVTVGTGSHFDVLWDTKEACLNPEGSMDAYSFLNMVRSTAGGEESVTACLGAEVDDLMLEDEDWNLSPEHNSSSDKPTFEDSAEFQDFLGNQPAESNWENISSLKDRSGSSGNWDVDKNDGAVKEKPWSLGMNTAEANDVASSGWDTAAARTTNTSWNSENNVAQSNSFSGWATKKPEPHNDFATKVQEEPTTSNDWDAGAAWVRKDRDNKFAETNASKSWRGKVTDGDESGQNKRKNKRPEDQDVGTHGWDDKMSQDQSISGWASKTTQEATTESLGWDSKGNSNPGDAACGWKAASTWGAGNTDSDKLWGKEVSSNQADTASGWGKPKSPEISLGWGSPKESVKSDRGWGVSSSGGGSDKKTENQSLAGQGKESGGWGNKVTSNQADTASGWGKPKSSENSQGWGLSKESGKEVHGWGVPNSTGGNESETNNNNENQSLVEQGKESGWDNKASSNQEGTASGWGKPKSPALSEGWGSPRESVKAVHGWGVPNSGGGNGSGRDQQWGQQSREFKKDRFEGSRGWGSNNGDWKNKRNRPSKPQEDLNSIFTTTRQRLDAFTSQEQDILSDIEPLMLSIRRIMHQTGYNDGDPLSADDQSYVLDNVFHYHPDKAVKMGAGIDHVTVSRHSNFQESRCFYIVSTDGCKQDFSYRKCLENFIKGKYPDLADEFNSKYFARRGNRQRTPAPEGTEEEKQAL from the exons ATGgatgaaaattctcaatcaagcATTTTTGATGGGGAGATAACTGGAATCAGATTTGGTTTGGCAACTCAGAAGGAAATT TGTACAGCATCCATCAGTGATTGCCCTATCAGCCATTCCAGTCAGCTGACTAATCCCTTCCTTGGTTTGCCACTTGAATTTGGAAAATGTGAATCTTGTGGCACTTCTGAACCAGGAAAATGTGAAG GTCATTTTGGATTCATCCACTTGCCAATTCCTATATATCATCCTAGCCATATTAGTGAGTTGAAGCGAATGCTGAGCCTGATATGTTTGAAGTGCTTAAAGTTAAAAAGGAACAAG ATTCAAATCAAGAGTAATGGTGTAGCTGAACGGTTGCTTTCATGCTGTGAG GAGTGCGCACAAATTTCTATAAGAGAGGTTAAGAATACAGATGGCGCTTGTTTCTTAGAACTAAAGCTGCCTTCTAGGTCCAGACTAAGGGATGGTTGCTGGAATTTCCTTGAAAGATATGGTTTTCGCTATGGTGATGACTTTACACGACCATTGCTCCCCTGTGAG GTCATGCAAATTCTGAAGAGAATTCCTGCGGAGACTAGAAAAAAGCTAAGTGGAAAAGGATATTTCCCCCAGGATGGTTATATCCTACAACAGTTACCTGTCCCTCCAAATTGTCTATCAGTTCCAGTTGTTTCAGATGGAATTACTGTCATGTCTTCA GATCTCTCTATATCCATGCTTAAGAAAGTTCTTAAGCAAGCTGAAGTGATCAAAAGCTCACGGTCAGGTGCACCAAATTTTGATGCACACAAAGATGAAGCTACTTCCTTGCAATCAATGGTCGATCAGTATCTTCAAGTTAGGGGCACAACGAAGACATCCCGTGACGTAGATACTCGTTATGGGGTAAAAAAGGAATCCAGCGAATCCACAACCAAAGCATGGCTTGAAAAGATGAGGACTCTGTTTATAAGAAAAGGTTCTGGATTCTCTTCTCGCAGTGTCATAACTGGAGATGCGTACACACTAGTGAACCAAGTTGGGATCCCCTATGAGATTGCTCAAAGAATTACATTCGAGGAGAGGGTCAGTGTGCATAACATGAGATATCTACAAGAGCTTGTGGATAACAAATTGTGCCTGACATACAAGGATGGTTCTTCCACCTACTCTCTAAGGGAAGGTTCCAAGGGTCATACTTTTCTTCGACCTGGGCAAGTTGTACATAGGCGGATTATGGATGGAGACATTGTCTTTATTAATAGACCACCAACAACTCACAAACATTCATTGCAAGCACTTTCAGTGTATGTTCATGAGGATCATGCAGTTAAGATTAATCCTCTGATATGTGGGCCTTTAAGTGCTGATTTTGATGGTGATTGCGTTCACCTATTCTATCCTCAGTCCCTTGCAGCAAAAGCTGAAGTCTTGGAGCTTTTCTCAGTGGAGAAACAATTGCTTAGCTCTCATAGTGGCAATCTGAATTTACAGCTGACAACAGATTCACTTTTGTCATTGAAGATGATGTTCAAGGCCTGCTTTTTGGGCAAATCAGCTGCTCAGCAACTAGCAATGTTTATATCACCTTATTTGCCACAACCAGCTTTGTTGAAGGTCAACCGTTTTTTCCCACACTGGACTGCACATCAGATTCTCCAGATGGCTTTACCAGCATGCTTCAACTGCTCTGGAGAGAGATTCTTGATCATCAACAGTAATTTTTTGAAGGTTGATTTCAACAGGGATGTTGTGGCATCAGTAATTAATGAAATTCTGATCTCAATGTTCTTTGAGAAGGGTTCTGGTGCAGTGCTCAAGTTCTTTAACTCCTTGCAGCCCATGCTGATGGAAAATTTGTTCTCTGAAGGCTTCAGTGTTAGTTTGGAAGATTTCTCCATCTCTCAGGCAGTCAAACAAAGGATCCCAGAAAGTTTCAAGGCCATTTCTCCCTTGCTTTGTAATTTAAGATCCACCTTCAATGAGCTGGTTGAGTTGCAAATGGAGAATCACATCCGGGATGTGAAACAGCCAGTTAGAGAATTCATTTTAACTTCCTCTGCCTTGGGTTATTTGATTGACTCTAAGAGTGATGCAGCTGTTACAAAGGTTGTTCAGCAAATTGGCTTCTTGGGCTTGCAAGTTTCTGATAGGGGAAAACTTTACTCGAAAACTCTTGTTGAAGATTTGGCCTCCCATTTTCTGAGCAAATATCCTGCCAATTTGTTTGATTATCCTTCTGCCCAGTATGGCTTGATTCAAAACAGTTTTTTTCATGGGTTGGATGCATATGAGGAGATGGCACATTCAATTTCTACGAGAGAAGTCATTGTGCGCTCATCTAGAGGATTGTCTGAGCCAGGAACATTGTTCAAAAACCTAATGGCCATCCTCCGAGATGTGGTAATTTGCTACGATGGCACTGTAAGAAATGTCAGCAGCAACTCAATCATCCAATTCGAGTATGGTGTGAAGGTGGGAACTGAGTCCCAAAGTTTATTCCCAGCTGGTGAACCTGTTGGCGTCTTAGCTGCCACTGCAATGTCCAATCCTGCATATAAGGCTGTTCTTGATTCTACTCCAAGTAGCAATTCCTCCTGGGATATGATGAAG GAAATACTTCTTTGCAAAGTTGGTTTCAAGAATGACCTAGCTGACCGACGTGTGATTTTATACCTGAATGACTGTGGCTGTGGTAGAAATTATTGCCAAGAAAGAGCAGCATATTTGGTCAAGAATCACTTGGAAAAAGTCAGTCTTAAAGATATTGCCAAGTGTTTTATGATTGA ATACAAGAGTCAACCGATACCAGAAAGTTTTGGAAGTGATGCAGGCCTTGTTGGTCATGTTCATCTTGATAAG AGGAAGTTGCAAGATTTGAACATTAATGCTCAGGTGATTCTTGAGAAGTGCCAAGAGACTGTCAACTCATttcgaaagaagaaaaaagttggCAATCTTTTTAAGAAGACAATTTTGTTGGTCAG TGAAAGTTGCTCTTTCCAGCAATGTATAGATGAATCACCATGCTTGATGTTCTTCTGGCAAGGTGCCGATGATGTTCATTTGGAGAGGACTTCAAATATTCTTGCTGACATGATTTGCCCAGTTCTGCTGGAAACAATCATCAAAG GTGACCATCGAATTTCCTGTGCAAATATAATTTGGGCAACTCCAGAGACAACAACTTGGATAAGAAACCCATCCAGGACTCAAAAGGGGGAGTTGGCTTTGGATATTGTTCTGGAGAAATCTGTTGTTAAGAAAAGTGGTGATGCTTGGAGAATAGTCTTGGACTCATGTCTTCCAGTTCTTCATTTAATCAACACCACACGTTCAATTCCTTATGCGATTAAACAAGTTCAGGAATTGTTGGGAGTTTCCTGTGCATTTGACACAGCAGTTCAG CGCCTCTCAAAATCAGTGACCATGGTGGCAAAGGGTGTTCTGAAAGAGCATCTCATTTTACTCGGGAACAGTATGACATGTGCTGGAAGCTTGATTGGCTTCTACACTGGAGGTTATAAAACATTGTCTCGATCATTGGATATCCAAGTACCATTTACTGAGGCCACACTCTTT ACCCCgagaaaatgttttgaaaaggCTGCAGAGAAGTGCCACACTGATTCTTTATCAAGTATAGTTGCTTCTTGTGCATGGGGCAAGCATGTTACTGTTGGAACAGGTTCACACTTTGATGTCCTGTGGGACACAAAAGAG GCATGCTTGAATCCAGAGGGCAGCATGGATGCATACAGTTTTCTAAATATGGTGAGAAGTACTGCAGGTGGAGAAGAGTCAGTTACTGCTTGTTTAGGTGCTGAAGTTGACGATCTTATGCTGGAAGATGAAGACTGGAACCTGTCACCTGAGCATAACTCTAGTTCTGATAAGCCTACCTTTGAAGACAGTGCTGAATTTCAAGACTTTTTAGGCAATCAACCTGCTGAATCGAACTGGGAAAATATTTCATCTTTAAAGGATCGGTCTGGAAGCTCTGGAAATTGGGATGTTGATAAAAATGATGGAGCTGTTAAGGAAAAACCTTGGAGTTTGGGAATGAATACAGCCGAGGCAAATGATGTTGCTTCCAGTGGCTGGGACACAGCAGCTGCCAGGACAACAAATACCTCCTGGAATTCAGAGAATAATGTAGCTCAGTCCAATTCCTTTTCTGGTTGGGCAAcaaaaaaacctgaaccccaTAATGACTTTGCAACAAAAGTTCAAGAAGAACCTACCACGTCCAATGATTGGGATGCTGGTGCTGCCTGGGTGAGAAAGGACAGAGACAACAAGTTTGCTGAGACAAATGCATCAAAGTCTTGGCGGGGGAAGGTAACAGATGGTGATGAATCTggacaaaacaaaagaaaaaacaaacgtCCAGAAGACCAAGATGTAGGGACACATGGTTGGGATGATAAGATGTCTCAGGACCAGTCGATATCTGGTTGGGCTTCTAAAACTACCCAGGAGGCTACCACTGAATCCCTCGGCTGGGATAGCAAGGGCAATTCAAATCCGGGAGATGCAGCATGTGGTTGGAAGGCAGCATCCACTTGGGGGGCAGGAAATACTGATAGTGATAAACTTTGGGGGAAAGAGGTGTCTTCTAATCAGGCAGACACAGCCTCTGGTTGGGGGAAACCCAAGTCACCAGAAATTTCACTAGGCTGGGGCTCGCCCAAAGAGTCAGTTAAGTCGGATCGTGGATGGGGGGTGTCAAGTTCTGGAGGTGGCAGTGATAAAAAGACTGAAAACCAATCTCTGGCTGGCCAAGGGAAAGAGTCAGGTGGTTGGGGTAACAAGGTGACTTCGAATCAGGCAGACACAGCCAGTGGTTGGGGGAAACCAAAGTCATCAGAAAATTCACAAGGCTGGGGCTTGTCCAAAGAGTCTGGTAAGGAAGTTCATGGATGGGGGGTTCCAAATTCTACGGGTGGCAATGAAAgtgaaacaaataacaataatgaaAACCAATCTCTGGTGGAGCAAGGGAAAGAGTCAGGTTGGGATAACAAGGCATCTTCAAATCAGGAAGGCACGGCCTCTGGTTGGGGGAAACCAAAGTCACCAGCACTTTCAGAAGGCTGGGGCTCACCCAGAGAGTCAGTTAAGGCAGTTCATGGATGGGGGGTGCCAAATTCTGGAGGTGGCAATGGTAGTGGAAGGGATCAGCAATGGGGTCAGCAGAGTAGAGAGTTCAAGAAAGACCGCTTTGAAGGTTCTCGAGGTTGGGGATCGAATAATGGTGATTGGAAAAATAAGAGGAACCGCCCTTCTAAACCGCAGGAGgatttaaattcaatatttaccACAACGAGGCAGCGGTTAGATGCATTCACTTCTCAAGAGCAGGATATCCTCTCTGATATTGAGCCATTGATGCTTTCTATTAGAAGAATAATGCATCAAACTGG GTACAACGATGGGGATCCATTATCTGCCGATGATCAGTCTTATGTGCTTGATAATGTCTTTCATTATcatccagacaaagcagtgaagatgggtGCTGGAATTGATCATGTCACA GTTAGCAGGCACAGCAATTTCCAGGAGAGCAGGTGCTTCTACATTGTCTCAACTGATGGCTGCAAACAAGATTTTTCATACCGCAAATGTCTGGAGAATTTTATCAAGGGAAAATATCCAGACTTGGCTGATGAATTCAATTCAAAGTATTTTGCAAGAAGAGGCAATCGGCAGCGCACCCCAGCTCCTGAGGGAACCGAGGAGGAGAAACAGGCCTTGTGA